A genomic stretch from Lagenorhynchus albirostris chromosome 12, mLagAlb1.1, whole genome shotgun sequence includes:
- the ZBTB2 gene encoding zinc finger and BTB domain-containing protein 2 isoform X1 yields the protein MDLANHGLILLQQLNAQREFGFLCDCTVAIGDVYFKAHKSVLASFSNYFKMLFVHQTSECVRLKPTDIQPDIFSYLLHLMYTGKMAPQLIDPVRLEQGIKFLHAYPLIQEASLASQGAFSHPDQVFPLASSLYGIQIADHQLRQATKIASAPEKLGREPRPQPSRMSQEQVPEASQLSQLPSNLTQVNRTHMTPSDPLQTSLSPDLVSTPVPPPAPGEETNLEASSSDEQPAPLTIAHVKPSIMKRNGSFPKYYACHLCGRRFTLRSSLREHLQIHTGVPFTASQPGESRVPLSLCSNTADLGKDAMEVPEAGMISDSELRHISDSPIIDGQPHSETPPPSDIADIDNLEQADQEREVKRRKYECTICGRKFIQKSHWREHMYIHTGKPFKCSTCDKSFCRANQAARHVCLNQSIDTYTMVDKQTLELCTFEEGSQMDNMLVQTNKPYKCNLCDKTFSTPNEVVKHSCQNQNSDVFALDEGRSILLGSGDSEVTEPDRPVLASIKKEQETVLLD from the exons atggatttggcCAACCATGGACTTATTCTTCTGCAACAGTTAAACGCTCAGCGAGAGTTTGGTTTCCTGTGTGACTGCACGGTTGCCATCGGCGATGTGTACTTCAAGGCACACAAATCAGTTCTTGCTTCATTCTCCAATTACTTTAAGATGTTGTTTGTCCATCAGACCAG TGAGTGTGTCCGTTTGAAACCCACTGACATCCAGCCCGACATCTTCAGCTACCTCCTGCATCTGATGTACACAGGGAAGATGGCCCCTCAGCTGATCGACCCGGTGCGGTTAGAGCAGGGGATCAAGTTTCTCCACGCTTACCCGCTGATCCAGGAGGCCAGCCTGGCCAGTCAAGGAGCCTTTTCTCATCCTGACCAGGTCTTTCCGCTGGCGTCTTCCTTGTATGGCATCCAGATTGCAGATCATCAGTTGCGGCAAGCCACCAAGATTGCTTCAGCGCCGGAGAAACTTGGCCGAGAGCCACGGCCGCAGCCGTCCAGGATGAGCCAGGAGCAGGTGCCTGAGGCCTCCCAGCTCTCCCAGCTGCCCTCGAACCTGACCCAGGTGAATCGGACACACATGACCCCCTCGGACCCGCTGCAGACCTCACTGTCGCCCGACCTCGTCTCCACTCCTGTTCCTCCCCCGGCCCCCGGGGAGGAGACCAATCTGGAAGCCTCTTCCTCGGACGAGCAGCCTGCGCCCCTCACCATAGCCCACGTCAAGCCCAGCATCATGAAGAGGAACGGAAGCTTCCCCAAGTACTACGCCTGCCACCTGTGTGGGCGGCGCTTCACCCTCCGGAGCAGTCTGCGGGAGCACCTCCAGATTCACACGGGGGTCCCCTTCACAGCCAGCCAGCCCGGAGAGAGCCGCGTGCCCCTGTCTCTCTGCAGCAACACGGCGGACCTAGGAAAAGACGCCATGGAGGTGCCTGAAGCAGGGATGATCAGCGACAGCGAGCTGCGGCACATCTCGGACTCGCCCATCATCGACGGGCAGCCGCACTCGGAGACGCCGCCGCCCTCAGACATCGCGGACATTGACAACCTGGAGCAGGCGGACCAGGAGAGGGAGGTCAAGAGGCGCAAGTACGAGTGCACGATCTGCGGTCGCAAGTTCATCCAGAAGAGCCACTGGCGGGagcacatgtacatacacaccgGGAAGCCTTTCAAATGCAGCACTTGTGACAAGAGCTTCTGCAGGGCCAACCAGGCTGCCCGGCACGTGTGCCTCAACCAGAGCATCGACACGTACACCATGGTGGACAAACAGACTCTGGAACTCTGCACCTTTGAGGAAGGCAGTCAGATGGACAACATGTTGGTACAGACGAACAAACCCTACAAATGCAACCTGTGTGACAAAACGTTCTCAACTCCCAATGAGGTTGTTAAACATTCATGCCAAAACCAGAACTCAGACGTTTTCGCCCTAGACGAGGGGCGGTCCATTCTCCTGGGCAGTGGGGACTCTGAAGTGACGGAGCCCGACCGCCCAGTGTTAGCTTCCATCAAAAAGGAGCAGGAAACAGTGTTGTTAGACTGA
- the ZBTB2 gene encoding zinc finger and BTB domain-containing protein 2 isoform X2: protein MYTGKMAPQLIDPVRLEQGIKFLHAYPLIQEASLASQGAFSHPDQVFPLASSLYGIQIADHQLRQATKIASAPEKLGREPRPQPSRMSQEQVPEASQLSQLPSNLTQVNRTHMTPSDPLQTSLSPDLVSTPVPPPAPGEETNLEASSSDEQPAPLTIAHVKPSIMKRNGSFPKYYACHLCGRRFTLRSSLREHLQIHTGVPFTASQPGESRVPLSLCSNTADLGKDAMEVPEAGMISDSELRHISDSPIIDGQPHSETPPPSDIADIDNLEQADQEREVKRRKYECTICGRKFIQKSHWREHMYIHTGKPFKCSTCDKSFCRANQAARHVCLNQSIDTYTMVDKQTLELCTFEEGSQMDNMLVQTNKPYKCNLCDKTFSTPNEVVKHSCQNQNSDVFALDEGRSILLGSGDSEVTEPDRPVLASIKKEQETVLLD, encoded by the coding sequence ATGTACACAGGGAAGATGGCCCCTCAGCTGATCGACCCGGTGCGGTTAGAGCAGGGGATCAAGTTTCTCCACGCTTACCCGCTGATCCAGGAGGCCAGCCTGGCCAGTCAAGGAGCCTTTTCTCATCCTGACCAGGTCTTTCCGCTGGCGTCTTCCTTGTATGGCATCCAGATTGCAGATCATCAGTTGCGGCAAGCCACCAAGATTGCTTCAGCGCCGGAGAAACTTGGCCGAGAGCCACGGCCGCAGCCGTCCAGGATGAGCCAGGAGCAGGTGCCTGAGGCCTCCCAGCTCTCCCAGCTGCCCTCGAACCTGACCCAGGTGAATCGGACACACATGACCCCCTCGGACCCGCTGCAGACCTCACTGTCGCCCGACCTCGTCTCCACTCCTGTTCCTCCCCCGGCCCCCGGGGAGGAGACCAATCTGGAAGCCTCTTCCTCGGACGAGCAGCCTGCGCCCCTCACCATAGCCCACGTCAAGCCCAGCATCATGAAGAGGAACGGAAGCTTCCCCAAGTACTACGCCTGCCACCTGTGTGGGCGGCGCTTCACCCTCCGGAGCAGTCTGCGGGAGCACCTCCAGATTCACACGGGGGTCCCCTTCACAGCCAGCCAGCCCGGAGAGAGCCGCGTGCCCCTGTCTCTCTGCAGCAACACGGCGGACCTAGGAAAAGACGCCATGGAGGTGCCTGAAGCAGGGATGATCAGCGACAGCGAGCTGCGGCACATCTCGGACTCGCCCATCATCGACGGGCAGCCGCACTCGGAGACGCCGCCGCCCTCAGACATCGCGGACATTGACAACCTGGAGCAGGCGGACCAGGAGAGGGAGGTCAAGAGGCGCAAGTACGAGTGCACGATCTGCGGTCGCAAGTTCATCCAGAAGAGCCACTGGCGGGagcacatgtacatacacaccgGGAAGCCTTTCAAATGCAGCACTTGTGACAAGAGCTTCTGCAGGGCCAACCAGGCTGCCCGGCACGTGTGCCTCAACCAGAGCATCGACACGTACACCATGGTGGACAAACAGACTCTGGAACTCTGCACCTTTGAGGAAGGCAGTCAGATGGACAACATGTTGGTACAGACGAACAAACCCTACAAATGCAACCTGTGTGACAAAACGTTCTCAACTCCCAATGAGGTTGTTAAACATTCATGCCAAAACCAGAACTCAGACGTTTTCGCCCTAGACGAGGGGCGGTCCATTCTCCTGGGCAGTGGGGACTCTGAAGTGACGGAGCCCGACCGCCCAGTGTTAGCTTCCATCAAAAAGGAGCAGGAAACAGTGTTGTTAGACTGA